Proteins from a genomic interval of Harpia harpyja isolate bHarHar1 chromosome 7, bHarHar1 primary haplotype, whole genome shotgun sequence:
- the ZNF804A gene encoding zinc finger protein 804A isoform X1: MECYYIVISSAHLSNGHFRNIKGVFRGPLSKNGNKTLDYAEKKNTIAKALEDLKANFYCELCDKQYYKHQEFDNHINSYDHAHKQRLKELKQREFARNVASKSRKDERKQEKALQRLHKLAELRKETTCAPGSGPMFKSTTVTVRDHCNDIPQSAAIDSANKQDFSCTLMHDVQNCKDIASVISSTPGNACSNKSDTNKCGDQVQGAQGHRVGFSFAFPKKAAVKLESSAAVFYEYNDETSMEHGFSRRSRFVPGACNLQSPSAAEIVLCPEEKHNCFHPLVEKCTDTAEAPEAQESKELASEESSVLESPVLTPAVSHSKQLVSSDMDSYGIDVSAADLLDQTLPVVADSAEVLPLDCSGYELQANRALAQAVVEDCLSLQDVAEENDKDRNSDSSTTQTEVKKLGADALAPSPSKEGSSGVPQSKPDMRKRPCEPFVPVLSKHGSNILQWPSEMLIYTSTDPSISYSCNPLYFDFKSSRASDSQEKPKHQPDIPHLHHKTESNCSLVSDFTNKPTSECGDYETEMNKNVCNYTIPLISDVSLIRSCDLEKNQNKVSLDESFRIRKIEKYHISKNHLRQNTVIDEKYNKVWIKESHEKWLHKSRKRKRRRKLCHCHHHDCGDTTAAEMEMFSVTDKEISYRDENKYQHFQNNPEKRRHDAGNIWLATGEIQQTHQKLGIENGHKRVMSVSDHVHGDRGWCDIWSAKNSSQHHGCKRLHRKSKASSQRQAKQLAPSSRRHSLRYSKTCCSWKVRRSSCSPEHKCLEHCCEEKSLSQNQSIKRSYNVLTEEPEKSHRKRRQHTYSSSSDESSYGQTLSAEEYLRQARTLGTHHKAKGKRRRRKTRIHRVCLDRNARSETSRPSKENSANSTLNVLGDFLTQDSLEETNVDPKADHAKGMDETMQPEESKSSLETDSSHVLENDKLTACAAVESSPSTFSGIVAGSAASVPEHSALAAASMQDVPQDEKKKENVNSRENQARYKVPLPNRHSEQAPPKSYLCHYELAESLPHEKINEVASEWVQCNPGIFSSPPPLPFKEAHVNSHTFLTTEQLIAPFTLPDQTLIFPPENHEKFKDLPSEAYQQIMPQNMLANKVKFTFPPPAIQPPNSPLQPLPLQPPLCSTSVTTIHHTILQQHAAAAASTLKVLQPHQQFLSQVPALSRAPLPHLPVGPRLCPGGHAAFVAPPHLPLLPPSVLHPTQLAFPPLPHTVFPSLLSPHPAVIPLQPLF, translated from the exons AGACTGAAGGAACTGAAACAGAGGGAGTTTGCTCGAAACGTAGCTTCTAAGTCACgaaaagatgaaaggaaacaggaaaaagccCTTCAACGTTTGCACAAGCTAGCTGAGCTAAGGAAAGAGACAACGTG TGCTCCTGGAAGCGGCCCTATGTTCAAATCCACTACAGTGACTGTGCGAGATCATTGCAATGATATCCCACAAAGTGCTGCCATCGATTCTGCCAACAAACAGGATTTCAGCTGTACGTTAATGCACGATGTGCAGAATTGTAAAGACATTGCTTCTGTTATTTCTTCCACTCCTGGAAATGCATGTAGTAATAAATCCGACACTAACAAATGTGGAGATCAGGTTCAAGGAGCTCAAGGACATAGAGTTGGgttctcttttgcttttcctaagaAAGCAGCGGTCAAACTCGAGTCTTCAGCTGCTGTCTTCTATGAATATAATGATGAAACATCTATGGAGCACGGATTTAGCAGAAGAAGTAGGTTTGTTCCAGGAGCATGTAACCTTCAGTCTCCTTCAGCGGCAGAAATAGTCCTGTGCCCTGAGGAGAAACATAACTGTTTTCACCCACTGGTGGAAAAATGCACAGACACAGCAGAAGCTCCTGAAGCTCAGGAATCAAAAGAGCTGGCTAGTGAAGAAAGCAGCGTGCTAGAGAGTCCCGTATTAACTCCTGCTGTATCCCATTCAAAGCAACTGGTGTCCTCGGACATGGATAGCTATGGTATTGATGTAAGTGCAGCAGACTTACTGGACCAAACGCTGCCGGTGGTTGCGGACAGTGCTGAGGTCCTGCCCCTGGACTGCAGCGGTTATGAGCTGCAGGCAAACAGGGCCCTCGCGCAGGCGGTTGTGGAGGATTGTTTATCTCTGCAGGATGTTGCAGAGGAAAATGATAAAGACAGGAACAGTGATTCATCCACAACtcaaactgaagtaaaaaagCTGGGGGCAGATGCATTAGCTCCATCACCATCTAAAGAAGGTAGTAGTGGAGTCCCACAAAGCAAACCGGACATGCGCAAGAGACCTTGTGAACCCTTTGTTCCTGTTCTTAGCAAACATGGATCAAATATTCTTCAGTGGCCATCAGAAATGTTAATTTACACAAGTACAGACCCATCGATTTCTTATAGCTGTAATCCTTTATATTTTGATTTCAAGTCATCAAGAGCAAGTGACAGCCAAGAAAAACCCAAGCATCAGCCAGACATACCTCATTTGCACCACAAAACTGAATCCAACTGTAGCTTAGTTTCAGATTTTACAAATAAACCTACTTCAGAGTGTGGCGattatgaaacagaaatgaataaaaatgtgtgCAACTATACAATACCCCTTATAAGTGATGTTTCCCTCATCAGAAGTTGtgatcttgaaaaaaatcaaaataaagtgtCCTTGGATGAGTCATTCAGgattagaaaaatagaaaagtatcACATTTCTAAAAATCACTTACGACAAAACACTGTGATAGATGAGAAATATAACAAAGTCTGGATCAAAGAAAGCCATGAAAAATGGCTTCACAAAAGTAGAAAacggaaaaggagaagaaaattatgtCATTGTCATCATCATGACTGTGGGGACACAACAGCGGCAGAAATGGAGATGTTCTCAGTGACTGACAAAGAAATTAGttacagagatgaaaataaatatcAGCACTTCCAAAATAATCCAGAGAAGCGCAGACATGATGCGGGGAATATCTGGCTAGCTACAGGTGAGATACAGCAGACGCATCAAAAACTTGGCATTGAAAATGGTCATAAGAGAGTCATGTCTGTGTCAGATCATGTACATGGGGACAGAGGCTGGTGTGACATTTGGAGTGCAAAAAATAGCAGCCAACACCATGGTTGTAAACGACTGCACAGAAAGAGCAAAGCAAGCTCACAGAGACAGGCAAAGCAGCTGGCTCCAAGTTCCAGGAGGCATAGCTTAAGGTACTCAAAAACGTGTTGCAGCTGGAAAGTCAGGAGGTCAAGCTGTAGCCCAGAGCATAAATGTTTAGAACACTGCTGTGAGGAGAAGAGTCTGAGTCAAAACCAGTCCATAAAGAGAAGTTACAACGTTCTGACAGAGGAACCTGAAAAATCCCACCGCAAGCGGAGACAGCATACCTATTCCTCTTCATCAGATGAGAGCTCATACGGACAGACTTTATCAGCAGAAGAATATCTAAGGCAAGCACGTACTTTAGGTACACATCACAAGGCAAAAGGGAAACGCAGGAGAAGGAAAACTAGAATCCATCGCGTGTGCCTTGACAGGAACGCAAGAAGTGAGACCTCCAGACCTTCCAAAGAAAATTCTGCAAATTCTACGTTAAATGTTTTGGGGGACTTCTTGACTCAAGACAGTCTAGAGGAAACCAACGTGGATCCCAAAGCTGATCATGCAAAAGGTATGGATGAAACAATGCAGCCGGAGGAAAGCAAGTCATCTCTAGAAACTGATAGTTCACACGTGCTGGAAAATGACAAACTGACGGCGTGCGCAGCAGTGGAGAGCTCTCCGAGTACATTTTCTGGCATTGTTGCAggttctgctgcttctgttcctgAGCACAGTGCTCTAGCAGCTGCCAGCATGCAGGATGTTCcacaagatgaaaagaaaaaagaaaatgtcaacaGTCGTGAAAATCAAGCTCGTTACAAAGTTCCCCTCCCAAACAGACATTCGGAACAAGCTCCTCCTAAATCCTATCTTTGCCATTATGAATTGGCCGAGTCTCTACCgcatgagaaaataaatgaggtGGCCAGTGAATGGGTACAGTGTAACCCTGGGATATTTAGCAGCCCACCACCCTTGCCATTCAAAGAAGCACATGTAAACAGTCATACCTTTTTAACTACCGAGCAGTTAATAGCTCCCTTCACCCTGCCCGATCAGACATTGATATTCCCTCCAGAGAACCACGAAAAATTCAAAGATCTCCCATCCGAGGCCTATCAGCAGATAATGCCACAAAACATGCTGGCCAACAAAGTGAAGTTCACCTTCCCTCCCCCGGCGATCCAGCCCCCGAATTCCCCACTACAGCCCTTACCCTTGCAGCCGCCGCTGTGTTCTACCTCCGTTACCACCATCCATCACACCATCCTACAGCAGCacgccgctgctgctgccagtaCGTTGAAGGTTCTTCAGCCCCACCAGCAGTTCCTCTCGCAGGTCCCGGCTCTTTCCAGAGCGCCTTTACCTCATCTACCAGTCGGACCGAGGCTTTGCCCGGGGGGCCACGCAGCTTTCGTTGCCCCGCCGCATTTGCCGCTGCTGCCGCCCTCGGTCCTGCACCCGACCCAGCTGGCGTTTCCCCCGCTGCCACACACCGTCTTcccatccctgctgtccccacATCCGGCTGtcatccccctgcagcccctgttTTAG
- the ZNF804A gene encoding zinc finger protein 804A isoform X2 → MGKFQDYAEKKNTIAKALEDLKANFYCELCDKQYYKHQEFDNHINSYDHAHKQRLKELKQREFARNVASKSRKDERKQEKALQRLHKLAELRKETTCAPGSGPMFKSTTVTVRDHCNDIPQSAAIDSANKQDFSCTLMHDVQNCKDIASVISSTPGNACSNKSDTNKCGDQVQGAQGHRVGFSFAFPKKAAVKLESSAAVFYEYNDETSMEHGFSRRSRFVPGACNLQSPSAAEIVLCPEEKHNCFHPLVEKCTDTAEAPEAQESKELASEESSVLESPVLTPAVSHSKQLVSSDMDSYGIDVSAADLLDQTLPVVADSAEVLPLDCSGYELQANRALAQAVVEDCLSLQDVAEENDKDRNSDSSTTQTEVKKLGADALAPSPSKEGSSGVPQSKPDMRKRPCEPFVPVLSKHGSNILQWPSEMLIYTSTDPSISYSCNPLYFDFKSSRASDSQEKPKHQPDIPHLHHKTESNCSLVSDFTNKPTSECGDYETEMNKNVCNYTIPLISDVSLIRSCDLEKNQNKVSLDESFRIRKIEKYHISKNHLRQNTVIDEKYNKVWIKESHEKWLHKSRKRKRRRKLCHCHHHDCGDTTAAEMEMFSVTDKEISYRDENKYQHFQNNPEKRRHDAGNIWLATGEIQQTHQKLGIENGHKRVMSVSDHVHGDRGWCDIWSAKNSSQHHGCKRLHRKSKASSQRQAKQLAPSSRRHSLRYSKTCCSWKVRRSSCSPEHKCLEHCCEEKSLSQNQSIKRSYNVLTEEPEKSHRKRRQHTYSSSSDESSYGQTLSAEEYLRQARTLGTHHKAKGKRRRRKTRIHRVCLDRNARSETSRPSKENSANSTLNVLGDFLTQDSLEETNVDPKADHAKGMDETMQPEESKSSLETDSSHVLENDKLTACAAVESSPSTFSGIVAGSAASVPEHSALAAASMQDVPQDEKKKENVNSRENQARYKVPLPNRHSEQAPPKSYLCHYELAESLPHEKINEVASEWVQCNPGIFSSPPPLPFKEAHVNSHTFLTTEQLIAPFTLPDQTLIFPPENHEKFKDLPSEAYQQIMPQNMLANKVKFTFPPPAIQPPNSPLQPLPLQPPLCSTSVTTIHHTILQQHAAAAASTLKVLQPHQQFLSQVPALSRAPLPHLPVGPRLCPGGHAAFVAPPHLPLLPPSVLHPTQLAFPPLPHTVFPSLLSPHPAVIPLQPLF, encoded by the exons AGACTGAAGGAACTGAAACAGAGGGAGTTTGCTCGAAACGTAGCTTCTAAGTCACgaaaagatgaaaggaaacaggaaaaagccCTTCAACGTTTGCACAAGCTAGCTGAGCTAAGGAAAGAGACAACGTG TGCTCCTGGAAGCGGCCCTATGTTCAAATCCACTACAGTGACTGTGCGAGATCATTGCAATGATATCCCACAAAGTGCTGCCATCGATTCTGCCAACAAACAGGATTTCAGCTGTACGTTAATGCACGATGTGCAGAATTGTAAAGACATTGCTTCTGTTATTTCTTCCACTCCTGGAAATGCATGTAGTAATAAATCCGACACTAACAAATGTGGAGATCAGGTTCAAGGAGCTCAAGGACATAGAGTTGGgttctcttttgcttttcctaagaAAGCAGCGGTCAAACTCGAGTCTTCAGCTGCTGTCTTCTATGAATATAATGATGAAACATCTATGGAGCACGGATTTAGCAGAAGAAGTAGGTTTGTTCCAGGAGCATGTAACCTTCAGTCTCCTTCAGCGGCAGAAATAGTCCTGTGCCCTGAGGAGAAACATAACTGTTTTCACCCACTGGTGGAAAAATGCACAGACACAGCAGAAGCTCCTGAAGCTCAGGAATCAAAAGAGCTGGCTAGTGAAGAAAGCAGCGTGCTAGAGAGTCCCGTATTAACTCCTGCTGTATCCCATTCAAAGCAACTGGTGTCCTCGGACATGGATAGCTATGGTATTGATGTAAGTGCAGCAGACTTACTGGACCAAACGCTGCCGGTGGTTGCGGACAGTGCTGAGGTCCTGCCCCTGGACTGCAGCGGTTATGAGCTGCAGGCAAACAGGGCCCTCGCGCAGGCGGTTGTGGAGGATTGTTTATCTCTGCAGGATGTTGCAGAGGAAAATGATAAAGACAGGAACAGTGATTCATCCACAACtcaaactgaagtaaaaaagCTGGGGGCAGATGCATTAGCTCCATCACCATCTAAAGAAGGTAGTAGTGGAGTCCCACAAAGCAAACCGGACATGCGCAAGAGACCTTGTGAACCCTTTGTTCCTGTTCTTAGCAAACATGGATCAAATATTCTTCAGTGGCCATCAGAAATGTTAATTTACACAAGTACAGACCCATCGATTTCTTATAGCTGTAATCCTTTATATTTTGATTTCAAGTCATCAAGAGCAAGTGACAGCCAAGAAAAACCCAAGCATCAGCCAGACATACCTCATTTGCACCACAAAACTGAATCCAACTGTAGCTTAGTTTCAGATTTTACAAATAAACCTACTTCAGAGTGTGGCGattatgaaacagaaatgaataaaaatgtgtgCAACTATACAATACCCCTTATAAGTGATGTTTCCCTCATCAGAAGTTGtgatcttgaaaaaaatcaaaataaagtgtCCTTGGATGAGTCATTCAGgattagaaaaatagaaaagtatcACATTTCTAAAAATCACTTACGACAAAACACTGTGATAGATGAGAAATATAACAAAGTCTGGATCAAAGAAAGCCATGAAAAATGGCTTCACAAAAGTAGAAAacggaaaaggagaagaaaattatgtCATTGTCATCATCATGACTGTGGGGACACAACAGCGGCAGAAATGGAGATGTTCTCAGTGACTGACAAAGAAATTAGttacagagatgaaaataaatatcAGCACTTCCAAAATAATCCAGAGAAGCGCAGACATGATGCGGGGAATATCTGGCTAGCTACAGGTGAGATACAGCAGACGCATCAAAAACTTGGCATTGAAAATGGTCATAAGAGAGTCATGTCTGTGTCAGATCATGTACATGGGGACAGAGGCTGGTGTGACATTTGGAGTGCAAAAAATAGCAGCCAACACCATGGTTGTAAACGACTGCACAGAAAGAGCAAAGCAAGCTCACAGAGACAGGCAAAGCAGCTGGCTCCAAGTTCCAGGAGGCATAGCTTAAGGTACTCAAAAACGTGTTGCAGCTGGAAAGTCAGGAGGTCAAGCTGTAGCCCAGAGCATAAATGTTTAGAACACTGCTGTGAGGAGAAGAGTCTGAGTCAAAACCAGTCCATAAAGAGAAGTTACAACGTTCTGACAGAGGAACCTGAAAAATCCCACCGCAAGCGGAGACAGCATACCTATTCCTCTTCATCAGATGAGAGCTCATACGGACAGACTTTATCAGCAGAAGAATATCTAAGGCAAGCACGTACTTTAGGTACACATCACAAGGCAAAAGGGAAACGCAGGAGAAGGAAAACTAGAATCCATCGCGTGTGCCTTGACAGGAACGCAAGAAGTGAGACCTCCAGACCTTCCAAAGAAAATTCTGCAAATTCTACGTTAAATGTTTTGGGGGACTTCTTGACTCAAGACAGTCTAGAGGAAACCAACGTGGATCCCAAAGCTGATCATGCAAAAGGTATGGATGAAACAATGCAGCCGGAGGAAAGCAAGTCATCTCTAGAAACTGATAGTTCACACGTGCTGGAAAATGACAAACTGACGGCGTGCGCAGCAGTGGAGAGCTCTCCGAGTACATTTTCTGGCATTGTTGCAggttctgctgcttctgttcctgAGCACAGTGCTCTAGCAGCTGCCAGCATGCAGGATGTTCcacaagatgaaaagaaaaaagaaaatgtcaacaGTCGTGAAAATCAAGCTCGTTACAAAGTTCCCCTCCCAAACAGACATTCGGAACAAGCTCCTCCTAAATCCTATCTTTGCCATTATGAATTGGCCGAGTCTCTACCgcatgagaaaataaatgaggtGGCCAGTGAATGGGTACAGTGTAACCCTGGGATATTTAGCAGCCCACCACCCTTGCCATTCAAAGAAGCACATGTAAACAGTCATACCTTTTTAACTACCGAGCAGTTAATAGCTCCCTTCACCCTGCCCGATCAGACATTGATATTCCCTCCAGAGAACCACGAAAAATTCAAAGATCTCCCATCCGAGGCCTATCAGCAGATAATGCCACAAAACATGCTGGCCAACAAAGTGAAGTTCACCTTCCCTCCCCCGGCGATCCAGCCCCCGAATTCCCCACTACAGCCCTTACCCTTGCAGCCGCCGCTGTGTTCTACCTCCGTTACCACCATCCATCACACCATCCTACAGCAGCacgccgctgctgctgccagtaCGTTGAAGGTTCTTCAGCCCCACCAGCAGTTCCTCTCGCAGGTCCCGGCTCTTTCCAGAGCGCCTTTACCTCATCTACCAGTCGGACCGAGGCTTTGCCCGGGGGGCCACGCAGCTTTCGTTGCCCCGCCGCATTTGCCGCTGCTGCCGCCCTCGGTCCTGCACCCGACCCAGCTGGCGTTTCCCCCGCTGCCACACACCGTCTTcccatccctgctgtccccacATCCGGCTGtcatccccctgcagcccctgttTTAG
- the ZNF804A gene encoding zinc finger protein 804A isoform X3, translated as MFKSTTVTVRDHCNDIPQSAAIDSANKQDFSCTLMHDVQNCKDIASVISSTPGNACSNKSDTNKCGDQVQGAQGHRVGFSFAFPKKAAVKLESSAAVFYEYNDETSMEHGFSRRSRFVPGACNLQSPSAAEIVLCPEEKHNCFHPLVEKCTDTAEAPEAQESKELASEESSVLESPVLTPAVSHSKQLVSSDMDSYGIDVSAADLLDQTLPVVADSAEVLPLDCSGYELQANRALAQAVVEDCLSLQDVAEENDKDRNSDSSTTQTEVKKLGADALAPSPSKEGSSGVPQSKPDMRKRPCEPFVPVLSKHGSNILQWPSEMLIYTSTDPSISYSCNPLYFDFKSSRASDSQEKPKHQPDIPHLHHKTESNCSLVSDFTNKPTSECGDYETEMNKNVCNYTIPLISDVSLIRSCDLEKNQNKVSLDESFRIRKIEKYHISKNHLRQNTVIDEKYNKVWIKESHEKWLHKSRKRKRRRKLCHCHHHDCGDTTAAEMEMFSVTDKEISYRDENKYQHFQNNPEKRRHDAGNIWLATGEIQQTHQKLGIENGHKRVMSVSDHVHGDRGWCDIWSAKNSSQHHGCKRLHRKSKASSQRQAKQLAPSSRRHSLRYSKTCCSWKVRRSSCSPEHKCLEHCCEEKSLSQNQSIKRSYNVLTEEPEKSHRKRRQHTYSSSSDESSYGQTLSAEEYLRQARTLGTHHKAKGKRRRRKTRIHRVCLDRNARSETSRPSKENSANSTLNVLGDFLTQDSLEETNVDPKADHAKGMDETMQPEESKSSLETDSSHVLENDKLTACAAVESSPSTFSGIVAGSAASVPEHSALAAASMQDVPQDEKKKENVNSRENQARYKVPLPNRHSEQAPPKSYLCHYELAESLPHEKINEVASEWVQCNPGIFSSPPPLPFKEAHVNSHTFLTTEQLIAPFTLPDQTLIFPPENHEKFKDLPSEAYQQIMPQNMLANKVKFTFPPPAIQPPNSPLQPLPLQPPLCSTSVTTIHHTILQQHAAAAASTLKVLQPHQQFLSQVPALSRAPLPHLPVGPRLCPGGHAAFVAPPHLPLLPPSVLHPTQLAFPPLPHTVFPSLLSPHPAVIPLQPLF; from the coding sequence ATGTTCAAATCCACTACAGTGACTGTGCGAGATCATTGCAATGATATCCCACAAAGTGCTGCCATCGATTCTGCCAACAAACAGGATTTCAGCTGTACGTTAATGCACGATGTGCAGAATTGTAAAGACATTGCTTCTGTTATTTCTTCCACTCCTGGAAATGCATGTAGTAATAAATCCGACACTAACAAATGTGGAGATCAGGTTCAAGGAGCTCAAGGACATAGAGTTGGgttctcttttgcttttcctaagaAAGCAGCGGTCAAACTCGAGTCTTCAGCTGCTGTCTTCTATGAATATAATGATGAAACATCTATGGAGCACGGATTTAGCAGAAGAAGTAGGTTTGTTCCAGGAGCATGTAACCTTCAGTCTCCTTCAGCGGCAGAAATAGTCCTGTGCCCTGAGGAGAAACATAACTGTTTTCACCCACTGGTGGAAAAATGCACAGACACAGCAGAAGCTCCTGAAGCTCAGGAATCAAAAGAGCTGGCTAGTGAAGAAAGCAGCGTGCTAGAGAGTCCCGTATTAACTCCTGCTGTATCCCATTCAAAGCAACTGGTGTCCTCGGACATGGATAGCTATGGTATTGATGTAAGTGCAGCAGACTTACTGGACCAAACGCTGCCGGTGGTTGCGGACAGTGCTGAGGTCCTGCCCCTGGACTGCAGCGGTTATGAGCTGCAGGCAAACAGGGCCCTCGCGCAGGCGGTTGTGGAGGATTGTTTATCTCTGCAGGATGTTGCAGAGGAAAATGATAAAGACAGGAACAGTGATTCATCCACAACtcaaactgaagtaaaaaagCTGGGGGCAGATGCATTAGCTCCATCACCATCTAAAGAAGGTAGTAGTGGAGTCCCACAAAGCAAACCGGACATGCGCAAGAGACCTTGTGAACCCTTTGTTCCTGTTCTTAGCAAACATGGATCAAATATTCTTCAGTGGCCATCAGAAATGTTAATTTACACAAGTACAGACCCATCGATTTCTTATAGCTGTAATCCTTTATATTTTGATTTCAAGTCATCAAGAGCAAGTGACAGCCAAGAAAAACCCAAGCATCAGCCAGACATACCTCATTTGCACCACAAAACTGAATCCAACTGTAGCTTAGTTTCAGATTTTACAAATAAACCTACTTCAGAGTGTGGCGattatgaaacagaaatgaataaaaatgtgtgCAACTATACAATACCCCTTATAAGTGATGTTTCCCTCATCAGAAGTTGtgatcttgaaaaaaatcaaaataaagtgtCCTTGGATGAGTCATTCAGgattagaaaaatagaaaagtatcACATTTCTAAAAATCACTTACGACAAAACACTGTGATAGATGAGAAATATAACAAAGTCTGGATCAAAGAAAGCCATGAAAAATGGCTTCACAAAAGTAGAAAacggaaaaggagaagaaaattatgtCATTGTCATCATCATGACTGTGGGGACACAACAGCGGCAGAAATGGAGATGTTCTCAGTGACTGACAAAGAAATTAGttacagagatgaaaataaatatcAGCACTTCCAAAATAATCCAGAGAAGCGCAGACATGATGCGGGGAATATCTGGCTAGCTACAGGTGAGATACAGCAGACGCATCAAAAACTTGGCATTGAAAATGGTCATAAGAGAGTCATGTCTGTGTCAGATCATGTACATGGGGACAGAGGCTGGTGTGACATTTGGAGTGCAAAAAATAGCAGCCAACACCATGGTTGTAAACGACTGCACAGAAAGAGCAAAGCAAGCTCACAGAGACAGGCAAAGCAGCTGGCTCCAAGTTCCAGGAGGCATAGCTTAAGGTACTCAAAAACGTGTTGCAGCTGGAAAGTCAGGAGGTCAAGCTGTAGCCCAGAGCATAAATGTTTAGAACACTGCTGTGAGGAGAAGAGTCTGAGTCAAAACCAGTCCATAAAGAGAAGTTACAACGTTCTGACAGAGGAACCTGAAAAATCCCACCGCAAGCGGAGACAGCATACCTATTCCTCTTCATCAGATGAGAGCTCATACGGACAGACTTTATCAGCAGAAGAATATCTAAGGCAAGCACGTACTTTAGGTACACATCACAAGGCAAAAGGGAAACGCAGGAGAAGGAAAACTAGAATCCATCGCGTGTGCCTTGACAGGAACGCAAGAAGTGAGACCTCCAGACCTTCCAAAGAAAATTCTGCAAATTCTACGTTAAATGTTTTGGGGGACTTCTTGACTCAAGACAGTCTAGAGGAAACCAACGTGGATCCCAAAGCTGATCATGCAAAAGGTATGGATGAAACAATGCAGCCGGAGGAAAGCAAGTCATCTCTAGAAACTGATAGTTCACACGTGCTGGAAAATGACAAACTGACGGCGTGCGCAGCAGTGGAGAGCTCTCCGAGTACATTTTCTGGCATTGTTGCAggttctgctgcttctgttcctgAGCACAGTGCTCTAGCAGCTGCCAGCATGCAGGATGTTCcacaagatgaaaagaaaaaagaaaatgtcaacaGTCGTGAAAATCAAGCTCGTTACAAAGTTCCCCTCCCAAACAGACATTCGGAACAAGCTCCTCCTAAATCCTATCTTTGCCATTATGAATTGGCCGAGTCTCTACCgcatgagaaaataaatgaggtGGCCAGTGAATGGGTACAGTGTAACCCTGGGATATTTAGCAGCCCACCACCCTTGCCATTCAAAGAAGCACATGTAAACAGTCATACCTTTTTAACTACCGAGCAGTTAATAGCTCCCTTCACCCTGCCCGATCAGACATTGATATTCCCTCCAGAGAACCACGAAAAATTCAAAGATCTCCCATCCGAGGCCTATCAGCAGATAATGCCACAAAACATGCTGGCCAACAAAGTGAAGTTCACCTTCCCTCCCCCGGCGATCCAGCCCCCGAATTCCCCACTACAGCCCTTACCCTTGCAGCCGCCGCTGTGTTCTACCTCCGTTACCACCATCCATCACACCATCCTACAGCAGCacgccgctgctgctgccagtaCGTTGAAGGTTCTTCAGCCCCACCAGCAGTTCCTCTCGCAGGTCCCGGCTCTTTCCAGAGCGCCTTTACCTCATCTACCAGTCGGACCGAGGCTTTGCCCGGGGGGCCACGCAGCTTTCGTTGCCCCGCCGCATTTGCCGCTGCTGCCGCCCTCGGTCCTGCACCCGACCCAGCTGGCGTTTCCCCCGCTGCCACACACCGTCTTcccatccctgctgtccccacATCCGGCTGtcatccccctgcagcccctgttTTAG